The Candidatus Eisenbacteria bacterium genome has a segment encoding these proteins:
- a CDS encoding septum formation initiator family protein: protein MRPRDITARVLKKPLRSPYLPGGGERRWIRWALLAVSAWLLWAAVLSDHSLWRIVRLRQELTETDVETRRVQAETRKLEARLDDPRVRQEHAEEVLRRQGLARPNETIYRLGNGHADSLAR from the coding sequence GTGCGCCCCAGGGACATCACCGCACGCGTCCTGAAGAAGCCGCTGCGCTCACCCTACCTGCCCGGTGGTGGCGAGCGCCGGTGGATCCGCTGGGCCCTGCTCGCCGTCTCGGCCTGGTTGCTGTGGGCGGCCGTGCTCTCGGACCACAGCCTGTGGCGCATCGTGCGCCTGCGCCAGGAACTCACCGAGACCGACGTCGAGACCCGGCGCGTGCAGGCCGAGACGCGCAAGCTCGAGGCGCGGCTCGACGACCCGCGCGTGCGGCAGGAGCACGCCGAGGAGGTCCTGCGCCGGCAGGGCCTGGCGCGCCCCAACGAGACCATCTACCGCCTCGGGAACGGCCACGCGGACTCGCTCGCGCGCTGA
- a CDS encoding ATP-binding protein, translated as MTSALKTELTQHLKDLHLPTIRECYAEQADKARQEDLAHERYLLELARREREVRRANRIARLLRESRLPLEKNLKTFDHRRLPARVHQQVEVLLEGSFLGRHENVLAFGNPGSGKTHLLCAIGQELIVRRRRRVYFSPCNLLVQELLVAKRGLKLARVLKRLAAHDAIVIDDIGYVQQNREEMEVLFALLANRYERGSVILTSNLPFLKWESIFKDPMTTAAAIDRLVHHSVILEQNLASYRLEASKKGKESKS; from the coding sequence ATGACCAGCGCGCTGAAGACCGAGTTGACCCAGCACCTGAAGGATCTGCACCTGCCGACGATCCGTGAATGCTACGCCGAGCAGGCCGACAAGGCGCGCCAGGAGGACCTTGCGCACGAGCGCTACCTGCTCGAGCTGGCGCGGCGCGAGAGAGAGGTACGCCGGGCTAACCGGATCGCGCGACTACTTCGCGAGTCGCGGCTGCCGCTGGAGAAGAACCTCAAGACGTTCGACCACAGGCGCCTGCCGGCGCGCGTTCACCAGCAGGTCGAGGTCCTGCTCGAGGGCTCGTTCCTCGGTCGGCACGAGAACGTGCTGGCGTTCGGCAACCCCGGGAGCGGCAAGACCCACCTGCTGTGCGCCATCGGCCAGGAGCTGATCGTCCGTCGCCGGCGCCGGGTCTACTTCTCCCCGTGCAACCTGCTGGTGCAGGAGCTGCTGGTCGCCAAGCGCGGCCTCAAGCTGGCTCGGGTCCTGAAGCGGCTGGCCGCCCACGACGCGATCGTGATCGACGACATCGGCTACGTGCAGCAGAACCGCGAGGAAATGGAGGTGCTGTTCGCTCTGCTCGCGAACCGCTACGAGCGCGGCAGCGTGATCCTGACCAGCAACCTGCCGTTCTTGAAGTGGGAGTCGATCTTCAAGGATCCGATGACGACGGCGGCGGCGATCGACCGCCTCGTCCACCACAGCGTCATCCTCGAACAGAACCTGGCCAGCTACCGCTTGGAGGCGTCGAAGAAGGGCAAAGAGAGCAAGAGCTGA